The segment ACCGGCCCACTCCCCCACCCGGCCACCCAGCGGCAGTATCTTATGGGTGGCCGGGTGGGGGAGTGGCCGGTGCCGCCTTGAAATGCGCCCTTCCGCGCATTTCCAAACGGCTCTCAGAGATCGAGAATCCAGTCCCAGCGCATGTCGCCGGCCCCGTCCATCACCGAGACCCCTCGTTCGGCGAGTTCGTCGCGGATGCGATCCGAAGCGGCATAGTCCTTGTCGGCGCGCGCGGCCTGGCGCTGTTCGATCAGTGCCTCGATCTCGTCGTCCCCGATCCGCGCGTCGGCGGGGCGGAGCCGCAGGTCGACTCGCCGAAGGCGCAGCAGGCCGAGGCCGAGCGCGAGGTCCATCGACGCGAGCAGCCGCAGCCGTTCCTCGGCGGGGATCGCCTTGTCGGCGATCGCGGTTTCGAGCAGCGGCAGGGTCTGCGGCACCATCAGGTCGTTCGACAGCGCCTCGTCGAACTGGACGATCAGCGCATGGGCCTTCGCGCCGAGCCCCGCCTCGACGACCGAGCGCTGATAGGCGAAGGAGGCGCCCTTGCTCGCGCCGGTCTCGTCGATCAGCCGCAGCCAGTCGGGATCGCCGGCCTTGTCGCGGAGCTGCTGCGCGGCGAGGACGAGCCGGGTCAGCCGGGTCAGCGCCGACGCCAGCGCCTCGGGCGAGAATTCGAGCTCGGAGCGATAATGCGCCGACAGGCAGAGCAGGCGGTAGGCGAGGGGATGCACGCCCTTGTCGATCACGCCCGCGAGCGTCGCGAAGCCGCCCTTCGACTTCGACATCTTGCCGCCGCGATCCACCAGGAAGTTGTTGTGCATCCAGAAATTCGCGCCCGACGCAGCGGTGCCGGTGAAGGCCTGGTTCTGGGCGATCTCGTTGCAGTGGTGGATCTCGCGATGGTCGATCCCGCCGGTATGGATGTCGAACTGGCTGCCCAGATATTTCATGCTCATCACCGAGCATTCGAGATGCCAGCCGGGCGCGCCGGGGCC is part of the Rhizorhabdus wittichii RW1 genome and harbors:
- a CDS encoding cysteinyl-tRNA synthetase (TIGRFAM: cysteinyl-tRNA synthetase~PFAM: Cysteinyl-tRNA synthetase, class Ia-like), which encodes MTDTAPAGAPLMLFDSLTRSTRAFAPIDPAMVRLYSCGPTVYNFAHLGNLRAYVFTDTLRRTLNWKGWPVNHVINITDVGHLTSDADEGDDKMEAAAKKAARTIWEIAAFYTDAFKADLRDLNIIAPTLWSVATDHIQDMIAFARTIEAAGASYELDGGLYFDTSKVPDYGRLAGARGDETVGRIAEVEGKRNAADFALWRRSATGEQRQMEWMSPWGPGAPGWHLECSVMSMKYLGSQFDIHTGGIDHREIHHCNEIAQNQAFTGTAASGANFWMHNNFLVDRGGKMSKSKGGFATLAGVIDKGVHPLAYRLLCLSAHYRSELEFSPEALASALTRLTRLVLAAQQLRDKAGDPDWLRLIDETGASKGASFAYQRSVVEAGLGAKAHALIVQFDEALSNDLMVPQTLPLLETAIADKAIPAEERLRLLASMDLALGLGLLRLRRVDLRLRPADARIGDDEIEALIEQRQAARADKDYAASDRIRDELAERGVSVMDGAGDMRWDWILDL